TATAGGTTAGTGTATTGTACTCAATACCCTGTTGCTGATACCTTATCAAGACAAATTAAAATGAATTCTGATGCAAAGCTCACCTTTAGATTATCAACTGGTTATGCTTCACAAGTTGCCATTGATAAAAAGGAGCAGAAAAGTTGCCTACAACCATTAAAGGGAGAGCGTTATTTAAGACTCATGAGGTTAGTGAGATACAAGTTCCATTTATCAGTGATGACGAGATGTATTCAAGGCTAAATAAATTTCAAGAACCAGTCATATGGGAAGGGGAGAATGATAATGTCATTAACCATGAGGAAAATGATTCGAGTAGAGGAAATACTCAACACAGTTCAGACATTGGGGTTCGTAAGTCGTTCACAATTACAAACAATACACAACTTAAAAAGTGACAGGAACGCATTAAAAGTTCTCGGTGAGATGAAGGAACATCTCCATGTTAAACCGTCACCAGAACGGAGCAACGAAAACATCTACTACTTGAACAAGAATGGGTGTGAGTATGTAGGTCAGAACCAGGAACGGAGATGGGGACAGTCGGTAGAACACTATTTAATGCGAAATGATTTGTTCATCCACTATAAGCAGCCAAATCCCTTTAATATTGAGCCGGAGATACTGTTAAGAGAGGGAATGACTCAGAAAATTATTAAGCCTGATGCTACATTTATCAGGGATGATCAGTATTATTTTCTAGAAGTGGATCGGACGCAAAAGATGAATGAGAATAAAAAGAAACTGGATAATTACGCAGAACTATTCCCTCTAATTAAATCCACACTCAAACAAACCCCTATACTTGTTTTTTACACACTTAGTCATATTAGAAAAGATAAAATATCAGCTTGGTGTAAGGAAATGAACTTGCCTTTCGAAATTATCTGCAGAGAGGATTTAAAATAAGCATACTTAATGACGATAAAAGGCACTGAGGAGGTGTCTTTTATTGTTTGATTCAGTTGATAACAGTCCAATGAATGATCTTGCCATAAATATAATTAAATTTGGTGGAGTAGTTGCAATTATTTCTATAATCATTTTTGTTGTTTTAGATCGCTTAAGAGTGCCAAGGGTATCGCAAGTGGAATTGGTGCATTAGCGTCATTGTATGTGGCTTATAGAGTATTCCTATTTATGTTTCCTTAAGAAAGTTATGGAAGAAAATTCAAAGCGAATTTAATTAGTTTATTTTACTTAAATCAGTATTGCTAGTAATACCAATATACGATTTCAGAGTGAGGGTGAAAATGCCTTCATTCTTTTTATATTCACTTATTTTATATAATTTAAAATGTTTTGACTTCTTTGGTATTACCGGATAAAATCGGAAACTGTGAAGGAGGAGAAGGTACAATGGATAATAAACTTACACGAGAAGAACTTCCTGAAGTAATGATGCCAATACATGTTCAGAGGTTTCTGGGAATTGGAAGAAGGCAGACTTACGAAATGATTCACAATTCATCTTTTAACGTAGTTAAAATAGGTAGACTATATAAAATTTCAAAGGCTTCATTTCTTAAGTGGTTTGACGGTGATGTTCATGATAGGTAAAAATGATCTGCCAGAAGTATTAAGCCCTAAACACATTCAAGAAATATTAGGTTTGAGTAGAAGAGGAACATACGACTTAATGGAAAATCCACCGTTTCATGTGGCTCGTGTAGGAAGGCTTTATAAAATTTCTAAAGAAGTGTTTTTTAATTGGCTGGAGGGTCGTGAGGATGATTAATGTTGTAGTAAATGAAACTGAAGTAAAAGAGCTATACTTAGAGGAATTAAAGAAAGCAATAAAAGAAGCTGAGAAGCAGACGATCTTTTGGGACATGAAAGAATTAGTAAGGCAGACTAAAATGTCAAGGGACACCATTTTTAGGCAGTTCTTTTATGAACCGGGCTTCCCAAAATATAAGGTAGGTCAAAAGTGGATGTTCCCTGAGGAAAAAACTAAAGAGTACTTGCTGGATTGGATTGAGAGATAAGAGTCATGAGTAAGGGAAAGTGTAGTACTGGGAGCATAGTGGTCACATATAATTGAAGAAAATAAACCACTTTACTCTTTATGATTATGGACAATACTCCGTTCTCATGGTATATTTTCCATAATAGGAAAAGTGGTCGGAAACCTTTGATAAACATTGATATACCAATGAAATGGATGGCATTTTCAAAAGCCATCACAGAAAAAAATCAATCAAATGATGAATGCAATGAATAAAAACATGAAGTAATAAGAGCGGGCACTCAGTTATTGAGTGCTTTTTCTTTTTGCAGATTTTCCTGATAGAATCGGGAGATAGTATAAAATAAT
The nucleotide sequence above comes from Bacillus sp. KH172YL63. Encoded proteins:
- a CDS encoding replication-relaxation family protein, which encodes MSLTMRKMIRVEEILNTVQTLGFVSRSQLQTIHNLKSDRNALKVLGEMKEHLHVKPSPERSNENIYYLNKNGCEYVGQNQERRWGQSVEHYLMRNDLFIHYKQPNPFNIEPEILLREGMTQKIIKPDATFIRDDQYYFLEVDRTQKMNENKKKLDNYAELFPLIKSTLKQTPILVFYTLSHIRKDKISAWCKEMNLPFEIICREDLK
- a CDS encoding helix-turn-helix domain-containing protein; its protein translation is MIGKNDLPEVLSPKHIQEILGLSRRGTYDLMENPPFHVARVGRLYKISKEVFFNWLEGREDD
- a CDS encoding group-specific protein; the protein is MINVVVNETEVKELYLEELKKAIKEAEKQTIFWDMKELVRQTKMSRDTIFRQFFYEPGFPKYKVGQKWMFPEEKTKEYLLDWIER
- a CDS encoding helix-turn-helix domain-containing protein, which produces MDNKLTREELPEVMMPIHVQRFLGIGRRQTYEMIHNSSFNVVKIGRLYKISKASFLKWFDGDVHDR